One window of Peteryoungia desertarenae genomic DNA carries:
- the cysN gene encoding sulfate adenylyltransferase subunit CysN, translating to MTQTATLAVASVAPHADTAPVIRDSRPLRLITCGSVDDGKSTLIGRLLWDTKAVKEDQAATLRRDSGQQNDLGLPDFALLLDGLQAEREQGITIDVAYRYFATDRRSFIVADTPGHEQYTRNMATGASTADLAILLVDARAGLLEQTRRHATIASLMGIKQFVLAVNKFDLVGYDKAVFDQISTEFKALALSLGVRQVTAIPMSALKGENVVYSGRSVIPWYEGPTLVETLELATLRSGQSTGFRLPVQRVSRPGESFRGYQGTVAGGAVKPGDSVAVLPSGQVANVKQIVTFDLVRNAAVSGDAITLVLDRQVDVARGDMIVSLDAQPQTGLAFDAQIVALQPDGIVPGKRYWLKAGSRRQRVQVEPVQQLDLKSGKWQAAEMLQMNAIGKVHLAFDETAIFDPYEQNRGTGAFILIDPDTNNTVAGGMITARRSELGGLNAHDGRVILSLPADLADELLATELLASRRDEVEARRLTTAAARQLLDDIDG from the coding sequence ATGACCCAGACCGCCACCCTCGCCGTCGCCTCCGTTGCTCCCCATGCAGACACCGCGCCCGTCATCCGCGACTCGCGTCCCCTGCGCCTGATCACCTGCGGCTCCGTCGACGACGGCAAGTCGACGCTGATCGGTCGCCTGCTTTGGGATACCAAGGCCGTCAAGGAAGACCAGGCGGCGACGCTGCGCCGTGATAGCGGCCAGCAGAACGATCTCGGCCTGCCGGATTTCGCCCTGCTGCTCGACGGTCTGCAGGCGGAGCGCGAACAGGGCATCACCATCGATGTCGCCTATCGCTATTTCGCCACCGACCGCCGCTCCTTCATCGTTGCCGATACGCCCGGCCACGAGCAGTATACCCGCAACATGGCAACCGGCGCCTCGACGGCGGATCTCGCCATCCTGCTCGTCGATGCGCGTGCCGGCCTGCTCGAACAGACCCGCCGCCATGCCACCATCGCCTCGCTGATGGGCATCAAGCAGTTCGTTCTCGCGGTGAACAAGTTCGACCTCGTCGGCTATGACAAGGCCGTGTTCGACCAGATCAGCACCGAATTCAAGGCGCTGGCCCTGTCGCTTGGCGTGCGCCAGGTCACCGCGATCCCGATGTCGGCGCTGAAGGGCGAAAACGTCGTCTATTCCGGCCGCTCGGTGATCCCGTGGTATGAAGGCCCGACGCTGGTGGAGACGCTGGAACTCGCGACGCTCCGCTCCGGCCAGTCAACCGGTTTCCGCCTGCCGGTGCAACGCGTCTCGCGTCCGGGCGAGAGCTTTCGCGGCTATCAGGGCACGGTTGCCGGCGGCGCGGTGAAGCCGGGTGATAGCGTCGCCGTCCTGCCCTCCGGCCAGGTGGCCAATGTCAAGCAGATCGTCACCTTCGACCTGGTGCGCAACGCCGCCGTTTCAGGTGACGCGATCACTTTGGTGCTCGACCGCCAGGTGGATGTGGCGCGCGGCGACATGATCGTGTCACTCGACGCCCAGCCGCAGACGGGGCTTGCCTTCGATGCGCAGATCGTGGCGCTTCAGCCCGACGGGATCGTGCCGGGGAAGCGCTACTGGCTGAAGGCCGGTTCGCGTCGCCAGCGCGTGCAGGTCGAACCGGTGCAGCAGCTGGATCTCAAGTCCGGCAAGTGGCAGGCGGCCGAGATGCTGCAGATGAATGCGATCGGCAAGGTGCATCTCGCCTTCGACGAGACCGCGATCTTCGACCCCTATGAACAGAACCGTGGCACCGGCGCCTTCATCCTGATCGATCCCGACACCAACAATACGGTGGCCGGCGGCATGATCACCGCCAGGCGCTCGGAACTCGGCGGGCTGAACGCCCATGACGGCCGCGTGATCCTATCGCTACCTGCGGACCTCGCAGATGAGCTCCTGGCGACCGAACTCTTGGCCAGCCGCCGCGACGAGGTGGAAGCCCGCCGCCTGACCACGGCAGCCGCACGGCAATTGCTGGATGATATTGACGGGTGA
- the cysD gene encoding sulfate adenylyltransferase subunit CysD, producing the protein MHVHTSEFDPHSKDPVTKPPLDPHLKALENEAIYIFREVAAEFEKPVMLYSIGKDSSVLLHLARKAFFPGRVPFPLLHIDTGWKFPEMIAFRDATAEKFDLDLIVHTNPRGAAEGIGPFSHGSAYHTDVMKTEALRQALDAGKYDAAFGGARRDEEASRAKERIYSFRTPDHKWDPRNQRPELWNIYNGMIRRGESVRAFPLSNWTEVDIWRYIQAENIELPPLYFAKKHRYVERDGMLMWAEDPRFEPLPGEQIQEGSLRFRTLGCWPLTGGIRSNATTLDEVIAELEIATVSERQGRAIDRDQAGSMEKKKREGYF; encoded by the coding sequence ATGCACGTACACACATCCGAATTCGATCCGCATTCCAAGGATCCCGTCACCAAGCCGCCGCTCGATCCGCATCTGAAGGCGCTGGAAAACGAGGCGATCTATATCTTCCGCGAAGTGGCTGCCGAGTTTGAAAAGCCGGTCATGCTCTATTCGATCGGCAAGGATTCGTCCGTTCTCTTGCATCTGGCGCGCAAGGCCTTCTTCCCCGGCCGCGTGCCCTTCCCGCTTCTGCACATCGACACCGGGTGGAAATTCCCCGAGATGATCGCGTTTCGCGATGCCACCGCCGAGAAGTTCGATCTCGACCTGATCGTGCACACCAACCCGCGCGGGGCTGCCGAGGGCATCGGTCCGTTCAGCCATGGCTCGGCCTATCATACCGACGTGATGAAGACGGAAGCGCTGCGCCAGGCGCTGGACGCCGGCAAATATGACGCGGCCTTCGGCGGCGCGCGCCGCGACGAGGAAGCAAGCCGCGCCAAGGAGCGCATCTATTCCTTCCGCACGCCCGACCACAAATGGGACCCGCGCAACCAGCGCCCGGAACTGTGGAACATCTATAACGGCATGATCCGCCGGGGTGAAAGCGTGCGCGCCTTCCCGCTGTCGAACTGGACCGAGGTCGACATCTGGCGCTACATCCAGGCCGAAAACATCGAGCTGCCGCCGCTCTACTTTGCCAAGAAGCACAGATATGTCGAGCGCGACGGCATGCTGATGTGGGCGGAAGACCCACGCTTCGAGCCCCTGCCGGGCGAACAGATCCAGGAAGGAAGCTTGCGCTTCCGCACGCTCGGCTGCTGGCCGCTGACCGGCGGCATCCGCTCCAATGCGACCACCCTCGACGAGGTGATCGCCGAACTCGAAATCGCCACCGTTTCCGAACGCCAGGGCCGCGCCATCGACCGCGACCAGGCCGGATCGATGGAAAAGAAGAAGCGGGAAGGCTATTTCTGA